The proteins below come from a single Denticeps clupeoides chromosome 15, fDenClu1.1, whole genome shotgun sequence genomic window:
- the LOC114765167 gene encoding protein bicaudal D homolog 1 isoform X1: MAAGGGCGRGCGEAADRYRAEVERLGRELAEANREKVRAAECGLLVLEENQTLKQQYAELEAEQDALRRELEQLQEAFSQAYSTQRKVAEDGENNEEALLQESASKEAYYMGRLLDIQAELKLSLSQTSNSQSENERLSALLQDLRESNEMLELQRSRMREEVREYKFREARLLQDYTELEEENISLQKLVSTLKQNQVEYEGLKHEIKVLEEETALLNSQLDDALRLKDISQVQLEEALDALKIEREQKNGLRKELAHHLSDGCALISTFSSAPPSGSATPTAATSPGSEEGGKCNGHLLQGAMGTLLPRMNGDFRSAVVRKGDPLTPDLFSELHLTEIQKLKQQLIQVEREKASLSVSLQECETHLQHTQRALTQQHQRAQRFRQRLVTLRQSRADKDACMETETEEETEEEDETAPKRSAESPCLDILQCKYRLAVTEAVGLKAELQAMKERCGRQVEGEAEDRSGREAQRRALEERAARLERVCREGRERVGALEAELRAAAAAGSESHNLLNSAQDELATFSEELAQLYHHVCLCNNETPNRVMLDYYRQGRAPGKGGLKPGQDEHRVLLTPRLARRLAAINAAASSSSGESRSPSESPSKVPHGGEQSPARTPMGSPVISASSSSSSSSPGPEASVPSSGSDPRREPTNICHLTAIIRDQITHLQKAVDQSMQLSRQRAAARELAPLLDKDKEACMEEILKLKSLLSTKREQIATLRLVLKANKQTAEVALANLKSKYENEKSMVTETMTKLRNELKLLKEDAATFSSLRAMFATRCDEYVTQLDEMQRQLAAAEDEKKTLNSLLRMAIQQKLALTQRLEDLEFDHEQTHRTRSSRAAKTKSAAPKVSGTGPPGPSGSPVTTTATIGLGLTSTSATPRAPLTPGQLPTTPSMPSSPPSLEPPSSPASWTPPSTPLRLGHSPWTLGFRTYIVEPRTLSIDSAHLSRTSSLAQRYATESPSSPSHASGSAPSSPYRSPISGVRRTTWGSPRLRPLTSLTSRYGSAGHYSSPTSYGQLYPRTYSSHHPRY; this comes from the exons GCCTTCAGCCAGGCGTACTCCACGCAGAGGAAGGTTGCGGAGGACGGGGAGAACAACGAGGAGGCACTGCTGCAGGAGTCGGCCAGTAAGGAGGCGTACTACATGGGCCGCCTGCTGGACATCCAGGCCGAGCTGAAGCTCAGCCTGTCCCAGACGTCCAACTCCCAGTCGGAGAACGAGCGGCTGAGTGCCCTGCTGCAGGACCTGCGAGAG AGTAACGAGATGTTGGAGCTGCAGAGGAGCAGGATGAGGGAGGAGGTCAGGGAGTATAAATTCCGGGAGGCGCGGCTGCTGCAGGACTACACTGaactggaggaggagaacatCAGCCTCCAGAAGCTGGTGTCCACACTAAAACAGAACcag GTGGAGTACGAGGGTCTGAAGCATGAGATCAAGGTTCTGGAGGAGGAGACGGCGCTGCTGAACAGCCAGCTGGACGACGCGCTGCGTTTGAAGGACATCTCGCAGGTGCAGCTAGAGGAGGCGCTGGACGCACTGAAGATCGAACGGGAGCAGAAGAACGGCCTCCGCAAGGAACTGGCGCACCACCTGTCTGACGGCTGCGCCCTCATCTCCACCTTCTCCTCGGCCCCGCCCAGCGGCAGTGCCACGCCCACGGCCGCCACCTCGCCGGGCAGCGAGGAGGGGGGAAAGTGTAACGGGCACCTCCTGCAGGGGGCCATGGGAACGCTGCTGCCCAGGATGAACGGGGACTTCCGCTCGGCCGTGGTCAGGAAGGGCGACCCGCTGACCCCCGACCTCTTCAGCGAGCTGCACCTCACCGAGATCCAGAAGCTGAAGCAGCAGCTCATTCAG gtgGAGCGTGAAAAGGCCTCGCTCTCGGTCAGTCTGCAGGAGTGCGAGACTCACCTCCAGCACACCCAGCGCGCCCTGACGCAGCAGCACCAGCGAGCGCAGCGCTTCCGCCAGCGGCTCGTCACGCTACGACAATCACGCGCCGACAAGGACGCCTGCATGGAGACGGAGACGGAGGAggagacggaggaggaggacgagacGGCGCCGAAGCGCTCGGCCGAGTCCCCGTGCCTGGACATCCTCCAGTGTAAGTACCGGCTGGCCGTGACGGAGGCGGTGGGCCTGAAGGCGGAGCTCCAGGCGATGAAGGAGCGCTGTGGCCGGCAGGTGGAGGGGGAGGCGGAGGACAGGAGCGGCCGCGAGGCGCAGCGGCGGGCGCTGGAGGAGCGGGCCGCCCGGCTGGAGCGCGTCTGCAGGGAGGGCAGGGAGCGCGTCGGCGCGCTGGAGGCGGAGCTgcgggcggcggcggccgccggCAGCGAAAGCCACAACTTGCTGAACTCCGCCCAGGATGAGCTGGCGACCTTCAGCGAGGAGCTGGCGCAGCTGTACCACCACGTCTGCCTCTGCAACAACGAGACGCCCAACCGCGTCATGCTGGACTATTACCGGCAGGGCCGGGCGCCCGGGAAGGGCGGCCTGAAGCCCGGCCAGGACGAGCACCGCGTCCTCCTTACGCCGCGCCTGGCGCGCCGCCTCGCGGCCATCAACGCCGCCGCCTCCAGCTCCTCTGGCGAGTCCCGCAGCCCCTCGGAGTCGCCGTCCAAAGTGCCCCACGGCGGTGAGCAGAGCCCCGCCCGCACCCCAATGGGCTCCCCCGTCATCagtgcctcctcctcctcctcctcttcctcgccgGGGCCAGAGGCGTCCGTGCCCAGCTCCGGCTCGGACCCCCGGAGGGAGCCCACCAACATCTGCCACCTGACCGCCATCATCCGCGACCAGATCACCCACCTGCAGAAGGCCGTGGACCAGTCCATGCAGCTGTCCCGCCAGAGGGCGGCGGCCCGGGAGCTGGCGCCGCTGCTCGACAAGGACAAGGAGGCCTGCATGGAGGAGATCCTCAAACTCAAGTCCCTCCTGAGCACCAAAAGGGAGCAGATCGCCACGCTGCGCCTGGTGCTGAAGGCCAACAAACAG aCTGCTGAGGTGGCCCTGGCCAACCTGAAGAGTAAGTATGAGAACGAGAAGTCGATGGTGACAGAGACGATGACGAAGCTGAGGAACGAGCTGAAGCTTCTGAAGGAGGATGCCGCCACCTTCTCCTCGCTCAGGGCCATGTTTGCCACCAG GTGTGACGAGTACGTGACTCAGCTGGACGAGATGCAGCGGCAGCTGGCGGCGGCCGAGGACGAGAAGAAAACGCTGAACTCTCTGCTCCGTATGGCCATCCAGCAGAAGCTGGCGCTCACCCAGCGTCTGGAGGACCTGGAGTTCGACCACGAGCAAACGCACAGGACCCGCAGCAGCCGGGCAGCCAAGACGAAGAGCGCCGCACCCAAAGTAAGTGGAACTGGACCCCCTGGCCCCTCCGGTAGCCCCGTAACTACAACAGCAACTATAGGATTAGGGCTCACCTCCACCTCAGCTACACCCAGAGCCCCTCTGACCCCGGGTCAACTGCCTACCACACCCTCCATGCCCAGCAGTCCCCCTTCCTTGGAGCCCCCATCGTCCCCAGCCTCCTGGACCCCTCCGTCCACACCGCTACGACTGGGCCACTCACCGTGGACCCTGGGCTTTCGCACCTACATAGTGGAGCCTCGCACCTTGAGTATAGACTCCGCCCACCTCTCCCGCACGTCCAGCCTCGCCCAGCGATATGCAACCGAGTCCCCGTCGTCTCCGTCCCACGCCTCCGGCTCGGCGCCGTCATCACCGTACCGCTCTCCCATCTCGGGGGTCAGGCGAACCACCTGGGGCTCCCCCCGACTCCGGCCCCTCACTAGCCTGACGTCCCGCTACGGCTCAGCAGGCCACTACAGCTCCCCCACCTCCTACGGCCAGCTGTACCCGCGAACCTACAGCTCCCACCATCCACGGTACTGA
- the LOC114765167 gene encoding protein bicaudal D homolog 1 isoform X2, whose translation MAAGGGCGRGCGEAADRYRAEVERLGRELAEANREKVRAAECGLLVLEENQTLKQQYAELEAEQDALRRELEQLQEAFSQAYSTQRKVAEDGENNEEALLQESASKEAYYMGRLLDIQAELKLSLSQTSNSQSENERLSALLQDLRESNEMLELQRSRMREEVREYKFREARLLQDYTELEEENISLQKLVSTLKQNQVEYEGLKHEIKVLEEETALLNSQLDDALRLKDISQVQLEEALDALKIEREQKNGLRKELAHHLSDGCALISTFSSAPPSGSATPTAATSPGSEEGGKCNGHLLQGAMGTLLPRMNGDFRSAVVRKGDPLTPDLFSELHLTEIQKLKQQLIQVEREKASLSVSLQECETHLQHTQRALTQQHQRAQRFRQRLVTLRQSRADKDACMETETEEETEEEDETAPKRSAESPCLDILQCKYRLAVTEAVGLKAELQAMKERCGRQVEGEAEDRSGREAQRRALEERAARLERVCREGRERVGALEAELRAAAAAGSESHNLLNSAQDELATFSEELAQLYHHVCLCNNETPNRVMLDYYRQGRAPGKGGLKPGQDEHRVLLTPRLARRLAAINAAASSSSGESRSPSESPSKVPHGGEQSPARTPMGSPVISASSSSSSSSPGPEASVPSSGSDPRREPTNICHLTAIIRDQITHLQKAVDQSMQLSRQRAAARELAPLLDKDKEACMEEILKLKSLLSTKREQIATLRLVLKANKQTAEVALANLKSKYENEKSMVTETMTKLRNELKLLKEDAATFSSLRAMFATRCDEYVTQLDEMQRQLAAAEDEKKTLNSLLRMAIQQKLALTQRLEDLEFDHEQTHRTRSSRAAKTKSAAPKIVSSLLPQCRHSPHS comes from the exons GCCTTCAGCCAGGCGTACTCCACGCAGAGGAAGGTTGCGGAGGACGGGGAGAACAACGAGGAGGCACTGCTGCAGGAGTCGGCCAGTAAGGAGGCGTACTACATGGGCCGCCTGCTGGACATCCAGGCCGAGCTGAAGCTCAGCCTGTCCCAGACGTCCAACTCCCAGTCGGAGAACGAGCGGCTGAGTGCCCTGCTGCAGGACCTGCGAGAG AGTAACGAGATGTTGGAGCTGCAGAGGAGCAGGATGAGGGAGGAGGTCAGGGAGTATAAATTCCGGGAGGCGCGGCTGCTGCAGGACTACACTGaactggaggaggagaacatCAGCCTCCAGAAGCTGGTGTCCACACTAAAACAGAACcag GTGGAGTACGAGGGTCTGAAGCATGAGATCAAGGTTCTGGAGGAGGAGACGGCGCTGCTGAACAGCCAGCTGGACGACGCGCTGCGTTTGAAGGACATCTCGCAGGTGCAGCTAGAGGAGGCGCTGGACGCACTGAAGATCGAACGGGAGCAGAAGAACGGCCTCCGCAAGGAACTGGCGCACCACCTGTCTGACGGCTGCGCCCTCATCTCCACCTTCTCCTCGGCCCCGCCCAGCGGCAGTGCCACGCCCACGGCCGCCACCTCGCCGGGCAGCGAGGAGGGGGGAAAGTGTAACGGGCACCTCCTGCAGGGGGCCATGGGAACGCTGCTGCCCAGGATGAACGGGGACTTCCGCTCGGCCGTGGTCAGGAAGGGCGACCCGCTGACCCCCGACCTCTTCAGCGAGCTGCACCTCACCGAGATCCAGAAGCTGAAGCAGCAGCTCATTCAG gtgGAGCGTGAAAAGGCCTCGCTCTCGGTCAGTCTGCAGGAGTGCGAGACTCACCTCCAGCACACCCAGCGCGCCCTGACGCAGCAGCACCAGCGAGCGCAGCGCTTCCGCCAGCGGCTCGTCACGCTACGACAATCACGCGCCGACAAGGACGCCTGCATGGAGACGGAGACGGAGGAggagacggaggaggaggacgagacGGCGCCGAAGCGCTCGGCCGAGTCCCCGTGCCTGGACATCCTCCAGTGTAAGTACCGGCTGGCCGTGACGGAGGCGGTGGGCCTGAAGGCGGAGCTCCAGGCGATGAAGGAGCGCTGTGGCCGGCAGGTGGAGGGGGAGGCGGAGGACAGGAGCGGCCGCGAGGCGCAGCGGCGGGCGCTGGAGGAGCGGGCCGCCCGGCTGGAGCGCGTCTGCAGGGAGGGCAGGGAGCGCGTCGGCGCGCTGGAGGCGGAGCTgcgggcggcggcggccgccggCAGCGAAAGCCACAACTTGCTGAACTCCGCCCAGGATGAGCTGGCGACCTTCAGCGAGGAGCTGGCGCAGCTGTACCACCACGTCTGCCTCTGCAACAACGAGACGCCCAACCGCGTCATGCTGGACTATTACCGGCAGGGCCGGGCGCCCGGGAAGGGCGGCCTGAAGCCCGGCCAGGACGAGCACCGCGTCCTCCTTACGCCGCGCCTGGCGCGCCGCCTCGCGGCCATCAACGCCGCCGCCTCCAGCTCCTCTGGCGAGTCCCGCAGCCCCTCGGAGTCGCCGTCCAAAGTGCCCCACGGCGGTGAGCAGAGCCCCGCCCGCACCCCAATGGGCTCCCCCGTCATCagtgcctcctcctcctcctcctcttcctcgccgGGGCCAGAGGCGTCCGTGCCCAGCTCCGGCTCGGACCCCCGGAGGGAGCCCACCAACATCTGCCACCTGACCGCCATCATCCGCGACCAGATCACCCACCTGCAGAAGGCCGTGGACCAGTCCATGCAGCTGTCCCGCCAGAGGGCGGCGGCCCGGGAGCTGGCGCCGCTGCTCGACAAGGACAAGGAGGCCTGCATGGAGGAGATCCTCAAACTCAAGTCCCTCCTGAGCACCAAAAGGGAGCAGATCGCCACGCTGCGCCTGGTGCTGAAGGCCAACAAACAG aCTGCTGAGGTGGCCCTGGCCAACCTGAAGAGTAAGTATGAGAACGAGAAGTCGATGGTGACAGAGACGATGACGAAGCTGAGGAACGAGCTGAAGCTTCTGAAGGAGGATGCCGCCACCTTCTCCTCGCTCAGGGCCATGTTTGCCACCAG GTGTGACGAGTACGTGACTCAGCTGGACGAGATGCAGCGGCAGCTGGCGGCGGCCGAGGACGAGAAGAAAACGCTGAACTCTCTGCTCCGTATGGCCATCCAGCAGAAGCTGGCGCTCACCCAGCGTCTGGAGGACCTGGAGTTCGACCACGAGCAAACGCACAGGACCCGCAGCAGCCGGGCAGCCAAGACGAAGAGCGCCGCACCCAAA ATCGTCAGCAGTCTGCTGCCGCAGTGCCGGCACTCCCCTCACAGCTAA
- the LOC114765167 gene encoding protein bicaudal D homolog 1 isoform X3, with product MAAGGGCGRGCGEAADRYRAEVERLGRELAEANREKVRAAECGLLVLEENQTLKQQYAELEAEQDALRRELEQLQEAFSQAYSTQRKVAEDGENNEEALLQESASKEAYYMGRLLDIQAELKLSLSQTSNSQSENERLSALLQDLRESNEMLELQRSRMREEVREYKFREARLLQDYTELEEENISLQKLVSTLKQNQVEYEGLKHEIKVLEEETALLNSQLDDALRLKDISQVQLEEALDALKIEREQKNGLRKELAHHLSDGCALISTFSSAPPSGSATPTAATSPGSEEGGKCNGHLLQGAMGTLLPRMNGDFRSAVVRKGDPLTPDLFSELHLTEIQKLKQQLIQVEREKASLSVSLQECETHLQHTQRALTQQHQRAQRFRQRLVTLRQSRADKDACMETETEEETEEEDETAPKRSAESPCLDILQCKYRLAVTEAVGLKAELQAMKERCGRQVEGEAEDRSGREAQRRALEERAARLERVCREGRERVGALEAELRAAAAAGSESHNLLNSAQDELATFSEELAQLYHHVCLCNNETPNRVMLDYYRQGRAPGKGGLKPGQDEHRVLLTPRLARRLAAINAAASSSSGESRSPSESPSKVPHGGEQSPARTPMGSPVISASSSSSSSSPGPEASVPSSGSDPRREPTNICHLTAIIRDQITHLQKAVDQSMQLSRQRAAARELAPLLDKDKEACMEEILKLKSLLSTKREQIATLRLVLKANKQTAEVALANLKSKYENEKSMVTETMTKLRNELKLLKEDAATFSSLRAMFATRCDEYVTQLDEMQRQLAAAEDEKKTLNSLLRMAIQQKLALTQRLEDLEFDHEQTHRTRSSRAAKTKSAAPKSLVDRQQSAAAVPALPSQLRRGRLPYARR from the exons GCCTTCAGCCAGGCGTACTCCACGCAGAGGAAGGTTGCGGAGGACGGGGAGAACAACGAGGAGGCACTGCTGCAGGAGTCGGCCAGTAAGGAGGCGTACTACATGGGCCGCCTGCTGGACATCCAGGCCGAGCTGAAGCTCAGCCTGTCCCAGACGTCCAACTCCCAGTCGGAGAACGAGCGGCTGAGTGCCCTGCTGCAGGACCTGCGAGAG AGTAACGAGATGTTGGAGCTGCAGAGGAGCAGGATGAGGGAGGAGGTCAGGGAGTATAAATTCCGGGAGGCGCGGCTGCTGCAGGACTACACTGaactggaggaggagaacatCAGCCTCCAGAAGCTGGTGTCCACACTAAAACAGAACcag GTGGAGTACGAGGGTCTGAAGCATGAGATCAAGGTTCTGGAGGAGGAGACGGCGCTGCTGAACAGCCAGCTGGACGACGCGCTGCGTTTGAAGGACATCTCGCAGGTGCAGCTAGAGGAGGCGCTGGACGCACTGAAGATCGAACGGGAGCAGAAGAACGGCCTCCGCAAGGAACTGGCGCACCACCTGTCTGACGGCTGCGCCCTCATCTCCACCTTCTCCTCGGCCCCGCCCAGCGGCAGTGCCACGCCCACGGCCGCCACCTCGCCGGGCAGCGAGGAGGGGGGAAAGTGTAACGGGCACCTCCTGCAGGGGGCCATGGGAACGCTGCTGCCCAGGATGAACGGGGACTTCCGCTCGGCCGTGGTCAGGAAGGGCGACCCGCTGACCCCCGACCTCTTCAGCGAGCTGCACCTCACCGAGATCCAGAAGCTGAAGCAGCAGCTCATTCAG gtgGAGCGTGAAAAGGCCTCGCTCTCGGTCAGTCTGCAGGAGTGCGAGACTCACCTCCAGCACACCCAGCGCGCCCTGACGCAGCAGCACCAGCGAGCGCAGCGCTTCCGCCAGCGGCTCGTCACGCTACGACAATCACGCGCCGACAAGGACGCCTGCATGGAGACGGAGACGGAGGAggagacggaggaggaggacgagacGGCGCCGAAGCGCTCGGCCGAGTCCCCGTGCCTGGACATCCTCCAGTGTAAGTACCGGCTGGCCGTGACGGAGGCGGTGGGCCTGAAGGCGGAGCTCCAGGCGATGAAGGAGCGCTGTGGCCGGCAGGTGGAGGGGGAGGCGGAGGACAGGAGCGGCCGCGAGGCGCAGCGGCGGGCGCTGGAGGAGCGGGCCGCCCGGCTGGAGCGCGTCTGCAGGGAGGGCAGGGAGCGCGTCGGCGCGCTGGAGGCGGAGCTgcgggcggcggcggccgccggCAGCGAAAGCCACAACTTGCTGAACTCCGCCCAGGATGAGCTGGCGACCTTCAGCGAGGAGCTGGCGCAGCTGTACCACCACGTCTGCCTCTGCAACAACGAGACGCCCAACCGCGTCATGCTGGACTATTACCGGCAGGGCCGGGCGCCCGGGAAGGGCGGCCTGAAGCCCGGCCAGGACGAGCACCGCGTCCTCCTTACGCCGCGCCTGGCGCGCCGCCTCGCGGCCATCAACGCCGCCGCCTCCAGCTCCTCTGGCGAGTCCCGCAGCCCCTCGGAGTCGCCGTCCAAAGTGCCCCACGGCGGTGAGCAGAGCCCCGCCCGCACCCCAATGGGCTCCCCCGTCATCagtgcctcctcctcctcctcctcttcctcgccgGGGCCAGAGGCGTCCGTGCCCAGCTCCGGCTCGGACCCCCGGAGGGAGCCCACCAACATCTGCCACCTGACCGCCATCATCCGCGACCAGATCACCCACCTGCAGAAGGCCGTGGACCAGTCCATGCAGCTGTCCCGCCAGAGGGCGGCGGCCCGGGAGCTGGCGCCGCTGCTCGACAAGGACAAGGAGGCCTGCATGGAGGAGATCCTCAAACTCAAGTCCCTCCTGAGCACCAAAAGGGAGCAGATCGCCACGCTGCGCCTGGTGCTGAAGGCCAACAAACAG aCTGCTGAGGTGGCCCTGGCCAACCTGAAGAGTAAGTATGAGAACGAGAAGTCGATGGTGACAGAGACGATGACGAAGCTGAGGAACGAGCTGAAGCTTCTGAAGGAGGATGCCGCCACCTTCTCCTCGCTCAGGGCCATGTTTGCCACCAG GTGTGACGAGTACGTGACTCAGCTGGACGAGATGCAGCGGCAGCTGGCGGCGGCCGAGGACGAGAAGAAAACGCTGAACTCTCTGCTCCGTATGGCCATCCAGCAGAAGCTGGCGCTCACCCAGCGTCTGGAGGACCTGGAGTTCGACCACGAGCAAACGCACAGGACCCGCAGCAGCCGGGCAGCCAAGACGAAGAGCGCCGCACCCAAA TCTCTCGTAGATCGTCAGCAGTCTGCTGCCGCAGTGCCGGCACTCCCCTCACAGCTAAGGCGTGGCCGGCTTCCGTATGCTCGCAGGTAA
- the tmbim4 gene encoding protein lifeguard 4 — MDSEKYPRSSIEDDFNYGTNVAAASVHIRMDFLRKVYTILTMQIFLTTGVSALFMFCEPIKTFVHASPSVVLVSAVGSLVLIFALFIYRHQHPVNLYLLLGFTLLEAVSVATAVTFYEYSIVLQAFILTCAVFAGLTAYTFQSKRDFSKMGAGLFACLWILIIAGFMRFFFNNDTVELVYAAAGAFLFCGFIIYDTHLLMHQLSPEEHVLASINLYLDIVNLFLHILRILNSMKKN, encoded by the exons atgGATTCGGAAAAATACCCCCGCTCCTCCATTGAGGACGATTTCAACTACGGCACCAACGTGGCCGCGGCGAGCGTCCACATCCGGATGG ATTTCCTGCGCAAGGTCTACACCATCCTGACCATGCAGATCTTCCTCACGACTGGAGTGTCCGCGCTCTTCATGTTCTGCGAGCCCATTAAAACCTTCGTCCACGCGAG TCCGTCTGTGGTTCTGGTGTCGGCCGTGGGCTCCCTCGTCCTCATCTTCGCCCTGTTCATCTACCGCCACCAGCATCCGGTCAACCTTTACCTGCTGCTGGGATTC aCCCTATTGGAGGCGGTCTCTGTAGCTACTGCTG tTACGTTTTACGAGTATTCTATAGTCCTTCAGGCGTTTATTCTTACATGTGCCGTTTTTGCTGGACTGACTGCCTACACGTTTCAGTCCAAGCGAGATTTCAGCAAAATGGGAGCTGG GCTCTTTGCCTGCCTGTGGATTCTGATAATAGCCGGCTTCATGAGG tttttCTTCAATAACGACACCGTGGAACTAGTCTATGCTGCTGCCGGCGCTTTTCTCTTCTGTGGTTTCATCATTTACGACACCCATCTTCTGATGCATCAGCTGTCCCCTGAGGAGCACGTCCTGGCCTCCATCAATCTCTATCTGGACATAGTCAACCTCTTCCTGCACATCCTCCGCATCCTTAATTCCATGAAGAAGAACTGA
- the LOC114765047 gene encoding beta-2-microglobulin-like has product MKAAVSFLAFALVCLSALAKESPPKVQVYARNPGEFGKPNTLLCHVSGFHPPDITIRLLRDGVEIPDAKQTDLAFEKGWQFHLTKFAPFTPNKGEKYSCQVRHMSTPAKDYTWESDM; this is encoded by the exons ATGAAGGCGGCCGTCTCCTTCCTCGCTTTCGCACTCGTGTGCCTGAGCGCACTCGCAAAGGAGT CTCCTCCCAAGGTCCAGGTGTACGCGCGGAACCCCGGCGAATTCGGGAAGCCCAACACCCTGCTGTGCCACGTGAGCGGCTTCCACCCGCCCGACATCACCATCAGGCTGCTGAGGGACGGCGTGGAGATCCCCGACGCCAAGCAGACGGACCTGGCCTTCGAGAAGGGCTGGCAGTTCCACCTCACCAAGTTCGCGCCCTTCACCCCGAACAAGGGCGAGAAATACTCCTGCCAGGTCCGCCACATGTCCACGCCCGCCAAGGACTACACCTGGG AGTCTGACATGTGA
- the LOC114764499 gene encoding beta-2-microglobulin-like, translated as MKVLLSLTVLLLLACAALAKESPPKVQVYARNPGEFGKPNTLLCHVSGFHPPDITIRLLRDGVEIPDAKQTDLAFEKGWQFHLTKFAPFTPNKGEKYSCQVRHMSTPAKDYTWESDM; from the exons ATGAAGGTGCTCCTGTCCCtcaccgtcctcctcctcctggcctGTGCCGCGCTCGCCAAGGAGT CTCCTCCCAAGGTCCAGGTGTACGCGCGGAACCCCGGCGAATTCGGGAAGCCCAACACCCTGCTGTGCCACGTGAGCGGCTTCCACCCGCCCGACATCACCATCAGGCTGCTGAGGGACGGCGTGGAGATCCCCGACGCCAAGCAGACGGACCTGGCCTTCGAGAAGGGCTGGCAGTTCCACCTCACCAAGTTCGCGCCCTTCACCCCGAACAAGGGCGAGAAATACTCCTGCCAGGTCCGCCACATGTCCACGCCCGCCAAGGACTACACCTGGG AATCGGACATGTAG